In a genomic window of Paenibacillus sonchi:
- a CDS encoding S49 family peptidase, whose amino-acid sequence MTAELRNLPHIASMAFNEPLMLEPAYARVFFCALAGQLGISSLTDAVSGDSLTAQEALATLALSGDDDGPRQARSYQVMNGIAVLPVSGTLVSRTRALQPYSGMTGYNGIIARLQQAASDPMVDGILLDMDTPGGMVAGAFDCADIIARVRDIKPVWALANDMNCSAGQLLASAASRRLVTQTARTGSIGVMMAHSNYGAALEKQGVEITLIYSGSHKVDGNPYSHLPDDVRETLQSRMDATRQMFAQKVSAYTGLSVQVVLDTEAAVYSGQEAIDAGLADELVNSTDAITVMRDALDARKSRLSGGRMTKETQSTTVSATASQADVTDVVPATEGENASAAQPDVNAQITAAVAAENSRIMGILNCEEAHGREEQARVLAETPGMTVKTARRILAAAPQSAQARSDTALDRLMQGAPAPLAAGNPASDAVNDLLNTPV is encoded by the coding sequence GTGACAGCAGAGCTGCGTAATCTCCCGCATATTGCCAGCATGGCCTTTAATGAGCCGCTGATGCTTGAACCCGCCTATGCGCGGGTTTTCTTTTGTGCGCTTGCAGGCCAGCTTGGGATCAGCAGCCTGACGGATGCGGTGTCCGGCGACAGCCTGACTGCCCAGGAGGCACTCGCGACGCTGGCATTATCCGGTGATGATGACGGACCACGACAGGCCCGCAGTTATCAGGTCATGAACGGCATCGCCGTGCTGCCGGTGTCCGGCACGCTGGTCAGCCGGACGCGGGCGCTGCAGCCGTACTCGGGGATGACCGGTTACAACGGCATTATCGCCCGTCTGCAACAGGCTGCCAGCGATCCGATGGTGGACGGCATTCTGCTCGATATGGACACGCCCGGCGGGATGGTGGCGGGGGCATTTGACTGCGCTGACATCATCGCCCGTGTGCGTGACATAAAACCGGTATGGGCGCTTGCCAACGACATGAACTGCAGTGCAGGTCAGTTGCTTGCCAGTGCCGCCTCCCGGCGTCTGGTCACGCAGACCGCCCGGACAGGCTCCATCGGCGTCATGATGGCTCACAGTAATTACGGTGCTGCGCTGGAGAAACAGGGTGTGGAAATCACGCTGATTTACAGCGGCAGCCATAAGGTGGATGGCAACCCCTACAGCCATCTTCCGGATGACGTCCGGGAGACACTGCAGTCCCGGATGGACGCAACCCGCCAGATGTTTGCGCAGAAGGTGTCGGCATATACCGGCCTGTCCGTGCAGGTTGTGCTGGATACCGAGGCTGCAGTGTACAGCGGTCAGGAGGCCATTGATGCCGGACTGGCTGATGAACTTGTTAACAGCACCGATGCGATCACCGTCATGCGTGATGCACTGGATGCACGTAAATCCCGTCTCTCAGGAGGGCGAATGACCAAAGAGACTCAATCAACAACTGTTTCAGCCACTGCTTCGCAGGCTGACGTTACTGACGTGGTGCCAGCGACGGAGGGCGAGAACGCCAGCGCGGCGCAGCCGGACGTGAACGCGCAGATCACCGCAGCGGTTGCGGCAGAAAACAGCCGCATTATGGGGATCCTCAACTGTGAGGAGGCTCACGGACGCGAAGAACAGGCACGCGTGCTGGCAGAAACCCCCGGTATGACCGTGAAAACGGCCCGCCGCATTCTGGCCGCAGCACCACAGAGTGCACAGGCGCGCAGTGACACTGCGCTGGATCGTCTGATGCAGGGGGCACCGGCACCGCTGGCTGCAGGTAACCCGGCATCTGATGCCGTTAACGATTTGCTGAACACACCAGTGTAA
- a CDS encoding head decoration protein: MTSKETFTHYQPQGNSDPAHTATAPGGLSAKAPAMTPLMLDTSSRKLVAWDGTTDGAAVGILAVAADQTSTTLTFYKSGTFRYEDVLWPEAASDETKKRTAFAGTAISIV, from the coding sequence ATGACGAGCAAAGAAACCTTTACCCATTACCAGCCGCAGGGCAACAGTGACCCGGCTCATACCGCAACCGCGCCCGGCGGATTGAGTGCGAAAGCGCCTGCAATGACCCCGCTGATGCTGGACACCTCCAGCCGTAAGCTGGTTGCGTGGGATGGCACCACCGACGGTGCTGCCGTTGGCATTCTTGCGGTTGCTGCTGACCAGACCAGCACCACGCTGACGTTCTACAAGTCCGGCACGTTCCGTTATGAGGATGTGCTCTGGCCGGAGGCTGCCAGCGACGAGACGAAAAAACGGACCGCGTTTGCCGGAACGGCAATCAGCATCGTTTAA
- a CDS encoding major capsid protein, with translation MSMYTTAQLLAANEQKFKFDPLFLRLFFRESYPFTTEKVYLSQIPGLVNMALYVSPIVSGEVIRSRGGSTSEFTPGYVKPKHEVNPQMTLRRLPDEDPQNLADPAYRRRRIIMQNMRDEELAIAQVEEMQAVSAVLKGKYTMTGEAFDPVEVDMGRSEENNITQSGGTEWSKRDKSTYDPTDDIEAYALNASGVVNIIVFDPKGWALFRSFKAVKEKLDTRRGSNSELETAVKDLGKAVSYKGMYGDVAIVVYSGQYVENGVKKNFLPDNTMVLGNTQARGLRTYGCIQDADAQREGINASARYPKNWVTTGDPAREFTMIQSAPLMLLADPDEFVSVQLA, from the coding sequence ATGTCGATGTACACAACCGCCCAACTGCTGGCGGCAAATGAGCAGAAATTTAAGTTTGATCCGCTGTTTCTGCGTCTCTTTTTCCGTGAGAGCTATCCCTTCACCACGGAGAAAGTCTATCTCTCACAAATTCCGGGACTGGTAAACATGGCGCTGTACGTTTCGCCGATTGTTTCCGGTGAGGTTATCCGTTCCCGTGGCGGCTCCACCTCTGAATTTACGCCGGGATATGTCAAGCCGAAGCATGAAGTGAATCCGCAGATGACCCTGCGTCGCCTGCCGGATGAAGATCCGCAGAATCTGGCGGACCCGGCTTACCGCCGCCGTCGCATCATCATGCAGAACATGCGTGACGAAGAGCTGGCCATTGCTCAGGTCGAAGAGATGCAGGCAGTTTCTGCCGTGCTTAAGGGCAAATACACCATGACCGGTGAAGCCTTCGATCCGGTTGAGGTGGATATGGGCCGCAGTGAGGAGAATAACATCACGCAGTCCGGCGGCACGGAGTGGAGCAAGCGTGACAAGTCCACGTATGACCCGACCGACGATATCGAAGCCTACGCGCTGAACGCCAGCGGTGTGGTGAATATCATCGTGTTCGATCCGAAAGGCTGGGCGCTGTTCCGTTCCTTCAAAGCCGTCAAGGAGAAGCTGGATACCCGTCGTGGCTCTAATTCCGAGCTGGAGACAGCGGTGAAAGACCTGGGCAAAGCGGTGTCCTATAAGGGGATGTATGGCGATGTGGCCATCGTCGTGTATTCCGGACAGTACGTGGAAAACGGCGTCAAAAAGAACTTCCTGCCGGACAACACGATGGTGCTGGGGAACACTCAGGCACGCGGTCTGCGCACCTATGGCTGCATTCAGGATGCGGACGCACAGCGCGAAGGCATTAACGCCTCTGCCCGTTACCCGAAAAACTGGGTGACCACCGGCGATCCGGCGCGTGAGTTCACCATGATTCAGTCAGCACCGCTGATGCTGCTGGCTGACCCTGATGAGTTCGTGTCCGTACAACTGGCGTAA
- a CDS encoding DNA-packaging protein FI, with translation MTKDELIARLRSLGEQLNRDVSLTGTKEELALRVAELKEELDDTDETAGQDTPLSRENVLTGHENEVGSAQPDTVILDTSELVTVVALVKLHTDALHATRDEPVAFVLPGTAFRVSAGVAAEMTERGLARMQ, from the coding sequence ATGACGAAAGATGAACTGATTGCCCGTCTCCGCTCGCTGGGTGAACAACTGAACCGTGATGTCAGCCTGACGGGGACGAAAGAAGAACTGGCGCTCCGTGTGGCAGAGCTGAAAGAGGAGCTTGATGACACGGATGAAACTGCCGGTCAGGACACCCCTCTCAGCCGGGAAAATGTGCTGACCGGACATGAAAATGAGGTGGGATCAGCGCAGCCGGATACCGTGATTCTGGATACGTCTGAACTGGTCACGGTCGTGGCACTGGTGAAGCTGCATACTGATGCACTTCACGCCACGCGGGATGAACCTGTGGCATTTGTGCTGCCGGGAACGGCGTTTCGTGTCTCTGCCGGTGTGGCAGCCGAAATGACAGAGCGCGGCCTGGCCAGAATGCAATAA
- a CDS encoding head-tail joining protein: MADFDNLFDAAIARADETIRGYMGTSATITSGEQSGAVIRGVFDDPENISYAGQGVRVEGSSPSLFVRTDEVRQLRRGDTLTIGEENFWVDRVSPDDGGSCHLWLGRGVPPAVNRRR, translated from the coding sequence GTGGCTGATTTCGATAACCTGTTCGATGCTGCCATTGCCCGCGCCGATGAAACGATACGCGGGTACATGGGAACGTCAGCCACCATTACATCCGGTGAGCAGTCAGGTGCGGTGATACGTGGTGTTTTTGATGACCCTGAAAATATCAGCTATGCCGGACAGGGCGTGCGCGTTGAAGGCTCCAGCCCGTCCCTGTTTGTCCGGACTGATGAGGTGCGGCAGCTGCGGCGTGGAGACACGCTGACCATCGGTGAGGAAAATTTCTGGGTAGATCGGGTTTCGCCGGATGATGGCGGAAGTTGTCATCTCTGGCTTGGACGGGGCGTACCGCCTGCCGTTAACCGTCGCCGCTGA
- a CDS encoding phage tail protein, translated as MAIKGLEQAVENLSRISKTAVPGAAAMAINRVASSAISQSASQVARETKVRRKLVKERARLKRATVKNPQARIKVNRGDLPVIKLGNARVVLSRRRRRKKGQRSSLKGGGSVLVVGNRRIPGAFIQQLKNGRWHVMQRVAGKNRYPIDVVKIPMAVPLTTAFKQNIERIRRERLPKELGYALQHQLRMVIKR; from the coding sequence ATGGCCATAAAAGGTCTTGAGCAGGCCGTTGAAAACCTCAGCCGTATCAGCAAAACGGCGGTGCCTGGTGCCGCCGCAATGGCCATTAACCGCGTTGCTTCATCCGCGATATCGCAGTCGGCGTCACAGGTTGCCCGTGAGACAAAGGTACGCCGGAAACTGGTAAAGGAAAGGGCCAGGCTGAAAAGGGCCACGGTCAAAAATCCGCAGGCCAGAATCAAAGTTAACCGGGGGGATTTGCCCGTAATCAAGCTGGGTAATGCGCGGGTTGTCCTTTCGCGCCGCAGGCGTCGTAAAAAGGGGCAGCGTTCATCCCTGAAAGGTGGCGGCAGCGTGCTTGTGGTGGGTAACCGTCGTATTCCCGGCGCGTTTATTCAGCAACTGAAAAATGGCCGGTGGCATGTCATGCAGCGTGTGGCTGGGAAAAACCGTTACCCCATTGATGTGGTGAAAATCCCGATGGCGGTGCCGCTGACCACGGCGTTTAAACAAAATATTGAGCGGATACGGCGTGAACGTCTTCCGAAAGAGCTGGGCTATGCGCTGCAGCATCAACTGAGGATGGTAATAAAGCGATGA